Proteins found in one Crassostrea angulata isolate pt1a10 chromosome 3, ASM2561291v2, whole genome shotgun sequence genomic segment:
- the LOC128177252 gene encoding 2-oxo-4-hydroxy-4-carboxy-5-ureidoimidazoline decarboxylase-like, with the protein MGDNPLSIHAVNKMGYEEFIKCFGNVVEHCSLCAAAVWRERPFRDAENLASCFGDFIDRLPISGKEGILRLHPDLAGRLAQAGQLTSESTREQASAGLNTMTEEERQRMANLNKRYKQKFGFPFVICARENKKDAILRGLEERLENAPQTEAITGANEVKKICRLRLLDLVKPDSQLSSPL; encoded by the exons ATGGGCGATAACCCACTTTCAATTCATGCCGTCAACAAGATGGGTTATGAAGAATTCATCAAGTGTTTCGGTAACGTGGTAGAGCACTGCAGCCTCTGTGCCGCCGCAGTATGGAGGGAACGCCCATTTCGCGATGCTGAAAACCTGGCCAGCTGTTTTGGTGATTTTATTGATCGGTTGCCAATAAGTG GCAAGGAGGGAATTCTTCGTCTGCATCCTGACCTCGCGGGAAGACTGGCGCAGGCGGGTCAGCTGACGTCAGAGTCTACCCGAGAGCAGGCCAGCGCGGGGCTCAACACGATGACGGAGGAAGAGCGACAACGGATGGCCAATCTGAACAAGAGATATAAACAGAAATTTGGCTTCCCCTTTGTTATATGTGCCAGAGAAAATAAAAAGGATGCCATTCTAAGAGGACTGGAGGAGAGGCTGGAGAACGCGCCTCAGACCGAGGCTATCACCGGGGCCAACGAGGTCAAGAAGATCTGTCGCCTCCGTTTACTGGACTTGGTGAAACCAGACAGTCAGCTGAGCAGTCCGCTGTAG